The Mus caroli chromosome 9, CAROLI_EIJ_v1.1, whole genome shotgun sequence DNA window ctgccttccaccttgttttagACAAGGTGTCTTTATTGTTCACTGCTGATTAGGTCAGATCAGCTGTCCCATGTACTTCCTGGGAATTGTTGGATTTTCATCTCCTGTCTAGCCACAGGAGTGCAGAGATGACAGACAGGCTGTCTTGTCTGCCTTTTTGTGAGTTCTCAGGATCTGAACTCTAAGGCCTTCATTCACAACAGTAGGCTCTTTGGCCTCTCAGCTGAATGGCGTTTTTTTGGAAACATGGTGTCTGTTAATGTAGCTATCCTTACCCTTGTCCTGGCTGtggagaccaggctgccctcgatgCTGATGTACTGTAAACACTTAATGTCTTGTCTGGTGACCCACTGTCTCTAATCTCGGCACCCATGACGCTCAGGTGAAAAGAACTGCCAGGACTTCAAGTCTAAGCTGAGATACAGAGCGAGAGACTTCCCCCAGAACCAGTGACAGGCCCAGACAGAGAGATGCTCCTTTGAGTCACACCTGCCACAGCGGGTTCTAGCAGTCTCTCGGCTTTGCCTTTTCTGGGCTTGGGAAGTTTGATCCCATCTTGCCTTGTTCTCTTCTTAGAGGAGAAGGCTGATCCTCCCCAAGCTATGAATGCTCTGATGAGGTTAAACCAGCTGAAGCCAGGGCTGCAGTACAAGCTGATCTCCCAGACAGGTCCTGTTCATGCTCCCATCTTCACCATGTCTGTGGAGGTAGACGGCAGTAACTTCGAGGCGTCGGGGCCATCTAAAAAGACCGCCAAGCTTCATGTAGCTGTGAAGGTAAGTGTGAGTACTCCTTTCCTAACAGAAAGTGCACTTCCCACTTTGGCCTCAAGTTTTTCAGGCTTATAGCATGCATCTCAGAAAGGGTATAAGAATATAAGTAGTTAGGTTTTTGTATCATTTGACAAGTTACATCTATCATATGGTCAAAAATAACTCGaggaactgaaagagaaaaggtagtTGGGATTGTGCTGCAAGCTTTCCTAGGAAGCTCTGTGGAGTTTGGGAAGGACCTGTGTAGGTGGATCCTTGCAAGCCTTCCTTGCCTGAGCCCCGGGTCTGTCTGCTCCACAGGTGTTACAGGACATGGGCTTGCCAACAGGCGCTGAAGGCAGAGACTCCAGCAAGGGGGAAGACTCCGCTGAGGAGTCAGATGGGAAGCCAGCAGTAGTGGCCCCACCCCCTGTTGTGGAAGCTGTCTCCAACCCCAGTTCTGTCTTCCCTTCAGATGCCACTACTGAGGTGAGCCTCTGGTGGGTGCTAGAGATGGCGCTGCATGCATGATGGGTGCTAGAAATAACCTATTGCCAGGACAGAGCAGGGGGTCACTAGTCCTTAAATGCAAAACAGAGTCAGGCTCGTCCATCCTGTGGCCCAGTGTGAAATCCCGAAATCTCTTCACACAGTCTGAGATTATTTTgcagtttttagttttttgtaaCTAGGATGGATACCAGGTTCTCAGGCTTAACACCCCCccctcttaatttttcttttatgtgtgtgtatctgtacagcacatgtgtgcagtgccctcatCCTTtagaactgaattttaaaaaggttatgagccaccatgtaggtgctgggaactgaatgtgggTCCCCTGGAGAACGGCCAGCGCTTTAAAACTCTTGAGTTAGTTTAGTCCCTGgaccttttcttccctctttaacATAAGCTCCATGGcaatatcattttattattataatcttTCTCTTAGATCcattattgtgtgtgtacacatatgagGACCTGAGCATCCATATAGCATATGCTGAGTGGTCATAGCTTGTAGAAGTCTGTTTTCTACTGTGTGAGTTCAGAGACTGACTTGGAGCATCAGGCTTTGTGGCACAAGCATCTTTCCCATTGAGCTATCTTGCTTGTCCCTGTGTGAAACCTTGGTATATAGTAATTAATGTTTTGCAATATCAAAAGGTTGGACTTAATCTGCCAGATCTTATGCAAGTCACCTGCACAGGAAGCTATGGGAGTCATTCAGCCCAGAACCCTGTTTCCAGGGAGCCAGAACGACATGGGTGGAGCTAGTGTTTCACTGAGACCTATCAGCTGGCATAGAATAGGGGATCCAGATCCAGTTAGGGGTTCAAATGAGAGGGCTTAGCCAGTGACTGTTTCCCTTCTGGGTGGTGGAGTGCCCAAATCTAAtttagtgggttttgtttgtttgtttgtttgtttgtgctttcccTGAGGGTGTCAAATAGCAGGGGCCGATTTTGACTAAGCATGGCAAGAACCCTGTTATGGAGCTTAATGAGAAGAGACGTGGCCTCAAATATGAgcttatttctgagacagggggCAGCCACGACAAACGGTTTGTTATGGAGGTGAGTAAGCAGGTGGCTGGCTAGAGGCAACTCTGAGCTTCCTGGGAAAGAAGTAAGTGCTCTGGGGGGAGCCCTGGTCCTCTCCAGAAAGgctttgagataggctctcaccCTGGAGGAGGTGCTGGGTTAGTTCAgcccacacacactgtgtgtttCTACAGGTTGAGGTGGACGGACAGAAGTTTCAAGGTGCTGGTTCAAACAAAAAGGTGGCAAAGGCTTATGCTGCACTTGCCGCATTAGAAAAGCTTTTCCCTGATGCCCCTCTTGCTCTTGAagccaacaaaaagaaaaggacccCAGTACCTGTCCGAGGTGGACCCAAATTTGCTGCCAAGGTGAGGATTTACCTTTGACGCCTCTGACCATGGGTGGAAATGTGGATGATCTGAAGGTGGGGCAAACCCCATTCCTCTGCGTTCTCTTTCAGCCACACAACCCTGGCTTTGGCATGGGAGGGCCCATGCATAATGAGgtgcccccacctcccaacatCCGAGGTCGGGGCCGAGGAGGTAACATCCGAGGGCGAGGACGGGGGCGAGGATTTGGTGGCGCCAACCATGGAGGAGGCTACATGAATGCTGGTGAGGGACCTTTTTCATGTCACCTACTCCAGGAATGATTGTGTACCTTTCCTTGGGAGGCGCAGGGTGAGTGCATGTAACCCTGTAACCTGTCTGTTCTTCTGCAGGTGCTGGATATGGAAGCTATGGGTACAGCAGCAATTCGGCCACAGCAGGCTACAGTAAGTGTGCACTTTCTGTGTCTGCACTTGGGAAGCTGCGGCAGCATAGTCTGGGTCTCGTTAGGGTAGGGTGCTGGCCTCAGCATCTCTGAGGCTCAAGGCCACCAGCCGTACCTTTTTGCGGTGAATAGGTTAGCTGGCCCTCAAGACCCCCACCTCCCCGTCCCTAAAGTGTGTCCTTGACAGTTTTAATGCTAAGACAGCCTTTGAGTACCACTTAAGTTCCTTTGAAGTCGGCATTTTAAATTTCTCTGCTTTAAGCACCAGTCTTTGAGAATGCGCCTTCCTGCCCATGCACCGCTCTTGTCTTGAGAAGGAGCCTTCATTGGGGGGTCACACGAGCAGAGAAATCTAAAACCTGAATTTCAAATGTGGCGCTCTGTGCCCTTTTTCAAAAGAATTctaatttcttctctctgctctgtctccccCTTTTGTAGGTGACTTTTTCACAGACTGCTACGGCTATCATGATTTTGGGGCTTCCTAGAGCGTCTAAAAGTATTGACACAAAATCAACTTTTTACTCCAATTTCCTCCAACTCCAAAACCCAAAGTGTCCGTGCTGTGTCCCTGTGCTTCACTGGGGTTCTCAACCGTGGCTTTCCACCGCAGCCTGTCTGAAACTGTTAGCCTGCAGACTTAAGACAATGGCAGTTTCTATCATGAATTTGCCTTTGAGCTTGGTCATTTCGAAGTTCACACTAAGTGGAAAAACCCTTTCTCagagatttttttgtgtgtgtgtgtgtgcagccttGCACAGAATTCTAGAGCCAGCGTTGTTCAGCATCAAGGCAAAAGCCCACCTTTGCTTTTTATGGAaagcattcttttatttaaagagaCAGATACTGGCACGTTTAATCTACCTTTGTCTTAATTTACAGCAGGTTTTGTatgcatttttaacattttcacaAGTTTCCACATCTGGTTGATGCCTTTGGCAGTGATGAAACTGTTTCAGCACATGTGAATCCACAATAGCTGACTCTTTCCTTGCCTTTTTACTGAGCATGTAAACCTCCGGGACGGCCAGGACTGTGGACTGCATAGAGCAGGGCCTCCCACCTTTTGTAAATGCTCTGGTGGGTCCTTGGGGCGAGGAGGTTCTGTGGCTGCTTTAGTTAAGAAAGTGAATTTGCAAAGGCATCAAAACTGCGCTTCCGTTACTTGTGTGAGAAATGAGACAGGCTTGAGAGGAGGGAATAACGGTAAAATTTTGCAAGTCCTGATGGCAGCGTCAGTGACAGACTCCTGGATTGGGTCtggctatgttttctttttcacaatGGGGCTTTAAAAATGAGCTGGAAGAGTCTGACACCATCACCAGAGGTTTTTCCCagctccccctacccccaccatgATCTACACTGCCTGGCACACAGACACTGAATCTGTGTGCCTAGAAATTTGTCCCAGTGTGTAATGTATAGAGTCCCTTCCTTTTGGTGGGGAGTCTTGTGATACTGTGGCTAGGCCCCCACTCTGCAGTCTTTGTTGCAGAACTGCCCCTGCCTTGACTTGCAAGATTTGACGTTTATTCAGGCAAAAAGTGGTCAAAATGGTTACTGTGTGATTTGTTTCCCAAGGTTCGAAAAGTCAGTGAAACTTTCTAAGATTTTGcatgatgtattttattttatttttattttttagaaagttATTGTTGGCAAATAATGTCTTTTTATACCAGGAAATAGTTCTGAATGACGTTGAAGACCTACCCTtccttattactattattttttaaatgaatacatgTTAAAGTAATGAGCCCTCCGTACTCGAGTCTTCATTCATGCCTGGCTTCAGGCAGGCAGCTCAGTTGCTCAGCAAAGGACCCTGGGGAAGCTAGGGCAGGGCTTGGAGGAGGtactggggtggggttgggaagtGGGTAGTGATGGAGCCCTTGGCTTCCCAGTATCCTCACTGAGTCTCCATGTGTTTGCTTTCTTGCATTGTGGAACACTTCCTCCTGCAGTGTTGTGGCTTtgtgatgggggtgggagagaccTGTCTAGAGGAGGGCTTGCACAGGGGTATTGCCTCTCCTGGTGCTTGTGCTGGTAGCTGGGGGGAGCATCAGCATGGGTGTGAGGTGTGCATCCACAAGGGGGCAAAGGGAAGGGGTGGTGCCCTTAGTTTTcaacctgggaaggaaggaaggacaggcttTGTGGGAGTATCCCTTTAACCTTCTACCTGTCTAGGGCTTGATGGGTTTCACTGGGCTTAAAGGTCTGCATGCTAAGGCACCTACTCTGGGAATCCAGGCTTATAGGAACTTCAAGGCCCCCGTTGAGCACTGGCTTCCCTTGAGCCTACCTGGAGATGGGAACTCCCTTCTTCAGTGGGGCTGAAGTGATGCCATGGCCTAGCCCAGCCCATGTCATTCCCCCAAAGTCTCCAATAGGGAGCATGTGACAAACCCAGTGATTAGAAGTGAGGGCCAGAGACTGTATTGGCCGGCCACAGTGCTAGCTCATCAGTCATGCCACTGAGACCCATCAGACATAGCCTGTGCTTGCCTTCTCATGAGCCTGGGGATACATTTTGTGCCCGCAGTCCTGTGTCTTtcacaggaagggaggaaggaagcttgGCAAGTGTCTGAGTCCCAAATCACTGTCTTAAGAGCACTTGGTCTTTGAAGAAGCATGGTGGTTATGGCAGAGCAGCTCCTCCTGGGGTCTCCAAGGCTTATGCCTGTTAAGTTCATTTCCTGCAcggagggggaagggggtggcTCACTGCTTCTGGGTGCTTTGCTTTTCCTGTCACCGTTGGGGACATCTGGGTAGCCGTCAGCTAGTCCTGAATGTCATCCACGCTCGGAGCCCATCTCATTGTAATGTTGACATCTGCAAAGCTGCTGTCGTGCTGCTGCTTGGCAAAGACCCCTTGTCATCAGCTGAGGGTGAGTGGAGCTGAAGGCTGGGCTGGCTTAAGCCAGGCTGCCTCAACCAGCAGAGCCTTGTGCTCCAATCTTTTTCTCGCTGCTCTGAGCAGTCGGCTGCGGGCCAGCCTTCAGGGCCCATGactgcttcttcctcccctcccagcCCTCACCCTGGGACCATCCATCTAATCTGCTGCTTCCCTGTCTAGGTCAGTTCTACAGCAATGGAGGGCATTCTGGGAATGCCGGTGGTGGAGGCAGCGGGGGAGGTGGTGGCTCATCCAGCTACAGCTCCTACTACCAAGGAGACAGCTacaactcaccagtacccccgaAGCATGCTGGGAAGAAGCCGCTGCATGGGGGCCAGCAGAAAGCCTCCTACAGCTCGGGCTACCAGTCCCACCAGGGCCAGCAGCAGCCTTACAACCAGAGCCAGTACAGCAGCTACGGCACGCCACAGGGCAAGCAGAAAGGCTATGGCCATGGGCAGGGCAGCTACTCCTACTCCAACTCTTACAACtcccctggtggtggtgggggctcTGACTACAGCTACGACAGCAAATTCAGTGAGTTGACCTCCAGTGTCCACTTCCTGGTTGGGGATGGCAAGAAGCCCAGCTCTAGCCAGGAACTGTGAGGTCTTgactctgagagggtggggaggtagggagaaACTTGAAAGCATCACCTTGGGCTATAAGTTtcttccctgtctccacctctggcTGAGGCCTCTGTCCCCAGGCTATGGCTAGTTAACCAGGTTAGACATTTTGAGGCTGTCGATATCCTGGGACTTGCCAAGGTTCTGCCCAGCTCCTCAGGGATCCATCCTCATGCGCGGGTCTCAGAACCTTATGTGCACTGTTGCCCAGTAGGGTTGAGTAGCTGTGAGCTTGTCCTCATGACAGGAGAACAGCAATTAGAAGGACTGGGGACTAAGTAAGTGGTGTGGATGGTGGGGAAGgtgaagcagagggaggtgggacAGTGAGACAGATGAACTTGAGAGTGGGTTACAAGCCTGACCAGGGCAGGGTGACTGACAGGCTTGCCACTAAGGCCCTTGCCTACCTCAGTTATCCTTGGTTCAGGCTCTAATCACACTGATTCCTTCCTCAGACTACAGTGGGAGTGGAGGCCGGAGTGGAGGCAACAGCTATGGCTCCAGCGGGTCATCGTCCTACAACACAGGCTCACATGGAGGCTATGGCGCAGGCTCCGGAGGCAGCTCTTCATACCAAGGCAAACAAGGTGGGCCcacatggggtggggagggttgaGCGCTTTTGAGGGCACAGGACTTGACAGGAATGCACTGGGCCTGAGGCTATACTGGCAACTGCTAGTGACTGTGCTTGGGGGTTGGGGAACCTGGGTGCTGGCCCACACCGTACTGTTCAGTCTTTAGAAGCTAGAGACCTCAAATTGCCCAACTCTGCCCTCCCAcccattttttttgtgtgtggctccgtagaccaagctgacctcaaactcacagagatgtgcctgcctctgcctcctgagtgctgagacacTCACTCATAAAGCTGTGTACTGCCACACTAGCTCAGGTTCTTACATGGTAGCACCAAATTAAAGAGGCACTTGTGTCAGAGGGGATTGAACTGAGCTGTAGGGCTCCTTTCTCTGGCCAGAAAGTCAACACTTGACATCATCCACTAGAGGCTTGTCCCACTTCTCAGGGTAGCAGTGAGTGATAGGCCTATATGACAAAGCAGGAGCTGCCACCTCAGTGTACAATTCTGTCCTCTAAGCCACTTTCATCTTGCAGGAGGCTACTCATCACAGTCAAACTACAGCTCCCCTGggtccagccagagctacagtggCCCTGCCAGCTCCTACCAGTCCTCACAGGGTGGCTACAGTCGGAACACAGAGCACAGCATGAACTACCAGTACAGATAAAGGCCCAGGCTGCCTGCCCCTCTCAACCTTCTGCACCTCTGCCTCCAACTTGTCTCGGGAGATTGAGTCTGCACATCACCAGTTGCCATGTTCACTGGGCCAGTGCCCACCCGTCCACGTTGCTGACGTTGCCACGCTGTGAGGTGTGGTGGTCCCTGGGACCCGTGCCGTGACCCCTATTTAGCTGTGTTTTGGACTCCGTGTCTTCAGTGGTTTGTTAGTTACCATTACGTAAACCTTGTCTGAGTAGTGTTCCGAGGTCTTGCCGTTCCGTATCCCTCTGTCTGTTTATGCCTGGTGTGAGTTCCATCGGGTGTCTTTAAATAGTTGCAGGAGGGATGCGTCATCTGTTAATGCTTTTTGTGAAGTGAGTTAATGagctttcattattttaatgcttagtgtttcagttttataagtgaaaatttttttttaaaaaacagtggattttttttttttttttttttttttttggtatgtctGGATCATTCAGACAGTACATTTGAATTCCGCtgaatgtagataaataaaagaaaaacaaaacaacgccTGTCTCAGGCCTGGGTATCTGACCCCCAGCCATGGAAGAGGGGAGCAGGTCAGAGAAGACATGTTTACTAGCGAGAGTCCATCTGCAGGCCTTCCAATGTCTTCTCCGTTTGGATGGTGTTGGTTCTCCAAGTCTTCATTCACTCTACAGGACCCCAGCAGTCTCAAACTTGCACaactcctcctacctcagcctcccaagtgctgggatgttGGGAACAGGGGAGACATCATCACACCCAGGTTTGATATGGTTGTAAATCTAATCTTACACCGAGGCAGAGCAGACTGGGCTGGATAAGGTCCCCCAGTTTGAGTTGGGACTGAAGCTTGTGCATGCCCAAGGGCAGTGGTTATCAGCCTCATGGTGAGGAGGGATGCTGCCAGTAGCCAGTGTTGCCTTGGGCCATGCCTCATGCTGCTCATGTTGCTCATACAGTGCAGATGATGATGCATCTTCACCAGGGAAGGAAGGCCTTCTCACCCGGGACCCTACCTGCAGAGGGTCTAGAGGGCATCCAGCCAGCCTCCCATTCAACCTGATGGGAGGAACCCAAGCGCCTCAGCAAACCCCTCTCACCTTGTCAGCAGTCTATAGTGCTGCAAGCCTGAGCCCAGTtgtccctctgcttcccacacaAGGAACAGGTTACTCAGAAGGTATttgctccaggctcctgcctcctTTCTGCAAGGCAGCCAAGGAAAATTGCTCTCCTGCTGTGAGAAAGGGACACAAAGGGTGCCTTAGATAATAGCCTGAGGGAGGAGTTGTGAAGCCCAGGACCTTTAGAAGTCCTATGAAGACCAGAACAGCAACCACACCCTCTGCCAAACTGGCTCTCCCTTCCAGCAGCTCTGGTGATGTTGCCTGTCTCCCACACTGAAGTTTGTCAGTGGATACTCAACCAGTAGCCATTGATTGCACATGCCCACCCCTGGTGTATCTGAGCTCATCAACCTAGGAAGCTGGCTTCAGGAAGGTGGTGTAGCTTGTCCCCTGAACATAGAGAACCTGTTGTGGGCCCTTGACCTGTGCATACCTGATGGGAGGCCTTCCTGGCAGTTGCTTTCCTCCCCCAGCCAGCAGTAAGTAGACAGGAGCTGGTTCATGATGTACACACTCCTTGAGTGCTGTTCTCCAGGCTGCTGTGGATGGTGTCTCACGTTCTCTGTCTTCAAAGGTCAGCAGGGGTCTCAGCAGGAAGATAACTTCTGATAACTAGATACCCATCTGATGATAAGGTGCTTGGGGTTGGGGCCTGGGTTCCAGGTGCCAGCTGCTCCAGGGTGGTAATACTTGTCAGAGGGCGGGAAGCCTTCCAGGCTGGAAATGGGCGAGTAAAGGCCATCTTTGCAGGCCCTGGGCTTCCACCTACTTGAGCAGTGCCTGGGCCATGCCCATTCGCATCTACCAAAATACTGTCCACTTGATGGCCTCTGCCCCAAAGCTCACCATAATGCCACAGCTGCAGCTGCACATCCAGTCTGGATGTGACCTCAGGTCTGCATGCCTGATGTGCTGAGAGCCGGAGGTAAGTCACAAATAGAGGTTTGTGTGTAGAGAGACCTATACAGAGAGAGGTGCCACCACACTTAGTTCTTGTTTTTTCTACCATGTGCTTGAGTGGCAGGCTTGTTCAGGGTCTATGCTACCAGTGCTGGGACTGCTCTCTACAGTCCTTGAGCTTCCAGGCCTCAGTTGGGCCAGAAGGAGGTTAggatcagagaggagagagagtatcCTGGGCAGGGGAACAGTAGGGTTTGGACAAGGGCTGAAACTTGTATGCAAAGGGAATGTGTGACTTGTGGGCAGGGCTCACCAAATGCCAGGCCTGGGGTTATAACCCTTGTCCTGATGGGTCACTTGAGGGTTTTGACCTGGGAAGACCTGGATGATTCTTTTTAGTTATGGAGCAAGCTCAGTGGCATTGTGAGACACATGAACTACCAGTGCAGATAATGGAAATCTCTAGGACTTGAAAGAGACATAATGTGATTTGAAGTACTCAGTGGTGGGCCTTTTGAAAGGCCTGTACTCCTGctgtgaatatttatttatttatttattatttatttatttatttggtttttcgagacagggtttctctgtgtagccctggctgtcctggaactcactttgtagaccaggctggcctcgaacNNNNNNNNNNNNNNNNNNNNNNNNNNNNNNNNNNNNNNNNNNNNNNNNNNtaaaggcgtgtgccaccacacccgccTGTGAATTGGGGTCTTAAGAGCTATGGTGACCCAGGCTTGACCCAGGCCTCTTTACTTTCAGAAAAAATGGCATCCAGGCATTGTAAGTTGTCATGGGGCACCTCTACCCTGGCTAACTAACCAGCTTAAAGGCTCTAGAGCCTCCTACAGTGCTCACCCGAATCCATGATCCTTAAACCACCGTTTGACCATTGGGTCTAAAACCCTAATTTTACATTTCTTGAAGTTCTCAGCTTCTATCTGTACCCAGAATTCTGTCTAgcccctgcctgcctgtctagaCTCCAGACCTGTGCTCTCATGCCAGTCACCTAAGTCTCTGTTTAGTGTTCCATGGACCTCTGGATAAGTGAGAACAGTGAGAGCACAGACCACCTATGGCTAGACAGAAAATGTCAGTGCATGGCAGTTGCTCTTACTCCTAGGCATACAGCACCCCTTCCAATCCAGTTCCCTCCTCATGATTTCCTAGGTAATTCCTGGACTTTGGCACACTGGGAACTCGGCCAGCTTTCTCATTGAGTCCCCAAGCTTCCTAAGGCTGTATGCTCTCCGCCCCGCCTCTTCTATGTGCAGTGCCTTCTCCAATCTCCTGGCAACGATAGTGCCGCTGTCCCTTGTGCTGAAGTGGAGTGCCCAATGATGTTAATTGCAGGGGAGCACTCAGGATGGTTCCTGCTCTCCCACCAATGACATTAGACTGCTACTACTACTCCCATGCATATTTACCCCAATGGCAAAGCCTACATTCTCCAATCCTCACAGCTTCTTGCAGTGACATTTGtcttccatcctttcctttaGTCCCACCAGCCACTCTTGGAGTTCAGTGCTCAAGTGCCCTGGTACTTTTGTTTGTGCAGCCTGGAGAGCCGTCTCCAGTCTCGGCACCAACCTTCAGGTCTTACTTTAAGCTCGTGGAGCGGGGGGGGACTTCCATCAGG harbors:
- the Ilf3 gene encoding interleukin enhancer-binding factor 3 isoform X5; this translates as MALYHHHFITRRRRFSHFQRPMRIFVNDDRHVMAKHSSVYPTQEELEAVQNMVSHTERALKAVSDWIDEQEKGNSELSEAENMDTPPDDESKEGAGEQKAEHMTRTLRGVMRVGLVAKGLLLKGDLDLELVLLCKEKPTTALLDKVADNLAIQLTTVTEDKYEILQSVDDAAIVIKNTKEPPLSLTIHLTSPVVREEMEKVLAGETLSVNDPPDVLDRQKCLAALASLRHAKWFQARANGLKSCVIVIRVLRDLCTRVPTWGPLRGWPLELLCEKSIGTANRPMGAGEALRRVLECLASGIVMPDGSGIYDPCEKEATDAIGHLDRQQREDITQSAQHALRLAAFGQLHKVLGMDPLPSKMPKKPKNENPVDYTVQIPPSTTYAITPMKRPMEEDGEEKSPSKKKKKIQKKEEKADPPQAMNALMRLNQLKPGLQYKLISQTGPVHAPIFTMSVEVDGSNFEASGPSKKTAKLHVAVKVLQDMGLPTGAEGRDSSKGEDSAEESDGKPAVVAPPPVVEAVSNPSSVFPSDATTEQGPILTKHGKNPVMELNEKRRGLKYELISETGGSHDKRFVMEVEVDGQKFQGAGSNKKVAKAYAALAALEKLFPDAPLALEANKKKRTPVPVRGGPKFAAKPHNPGFGMGGPMHNEVPPPPNIRGRGRGGNIRGRGRGRGFGGANHGGGYMNAGAGYGSYGYSSNSATAGYSQFYSNGGHSGNAGGGGSGGGGGSSSYSSYYQGDSYNSPVPPKHAGKKPLHGGQQKASYSSGYQSHQGQQQPYNQSQYSSYGTPQDYSGSGGRSGGNSYGSSGSSSYNTGSHGGYGAGSGGSSSYQGKQGGYSSQSNYSSPGSSQSYSGPASSYQSSQGGYSRNTEHSMNYQYR